A region of the Bacillus basilensis genome:
TCTATTAAAATTGGTAACGCCTTGACTGTCCCATCCAAGATTCCAGGGGACATTTTAAGAGAATGCTGTAATACTATGGCTCCTGGTGATAAGTCCTGTCTCACAATCGCAATGATTTCTTCAGCAGATAATCCTGTCCAATCTAACGTGTCAACTGACCACATGATTAATTTGTAACCTAATTCACTGATAAAATTTAGATCTGCATTAGTAAATTCACCATATGGTGGACGAAACAATGTTGTTTTTCTTTCTCCAGTTAATATAGTAATTTCATTTTCTGTACGAGATATTTCTTCATTTATTTGCGAAGTGGTTAAATTCGTGAATTTAGGATGGCTCCAACTATGGTTTCCTAACGTATGTCCTTCGTTCACAATACGCTTTAACACACTCGGACACCACTGAATTTGTTGCCCCACAACAAAAAAAGTAGCTGGAACTTTTTTGTTTTCTAGAAGATCTAAAATTTTAGGAGTGTAATAATCATCAGGACCATCGTCAAATGTTAAAGCTATCTTATTCCCAGCTGCGGCTCCTCTATAATAAACATTCGAATTCCATTTAGGTAAGGAATTCGTGATCAAGTATATTCGAGGAATTTCCATATTGGACCAAACAACTAACTCAAGTTTTTGAACAACGTAAAAAAATGGAATATATATTGTATCATTTATTTCAATAGGTGCAGTCAAAAGAGAATCATGTAAAACAGTTTTGCTTCCTTCTATAAAAACATCACTTTTACACTGGTTCTTAAATAATGTGAGCAAAAATTTATCCTTTTTCAAAACAATAGAATGGTTTTTACTATTATAATCAACTAAAATGCCTGCGTGTTTTAAAAACAAAACTGGAACCATAACATAACCATCTTGAATATAATAAGTTGTTAGCACCGTTTTCCCATCTACATAAATCTCTATCTGTTCTGTTTTCATTTTTTAATCCTCCTATCCTTGTTATTTAAAAATTAAAGTTTTAAATAACCTCCTCGCTTACTATAAGTAAAAAAACAATGGAGAATACCGCAA
Encoded here:
- a CDS encoding polysaccharide deacetylase family protein, yielding MKTEQIEIYVDGKTVLTTYYIQDGYVMVPVLFLKHAGILVDYNSKNHSIVLKKDKFLLTLFKNQCKSDVFIEGSKTVLHDSLLTAPIEINDTIYIPFFYVVQKLELVVWSNMEIPRIYLITNSLPKWNSNVYYRGAAAGNKIALTFDDGPDDYYTPKILDLLENKKVPATFFVVGQQIQWCPSVLKRIVNEGHTLGNHSWSHPKFTNLTTSQINEEISRTENEITILTGERKTTLFRPPYGEFTNADLNFISELGYKLIMWSVDTLDWTGLSAEEIIAIVRQDLSPGAIVLQHSLKMSPGILDGTVKALPILIDELIAKGYEFVTIDRLLERN